In Gemmata obscuriglobus, a single genomic region encodes these proteins:
- a CDS encoding IS66-like element ISGob3 family transposase codes for MTSVPQPPELPSDLPPAVVAYIRALEATVAQLQATVAALQVTVADLQTRLNQNSSNSSKPPSSDGPQVKPAPPKSPSGKRRGGQSGHPKAERTVLPPDTVHTLKPDTCRGCACPLTGDDPNPSIHQVHEIPVVRPQVTEYRCHRLRCPHCGAVTTAPVPADAAPGYGPRVQAVAAMLTGSCRLGKRVVSQLFDDLFGLPIRPATVCKLQHTTAAALAPVAEAALAYTRGHPANVDETGWTQGRQRAWLWVAVSTSVVAFLIRATRGRSAFDDLRDGSAQVHTTDRYPVYTHLPVHRRQVCWAHLRRDFQAMIDRGNDGSPIGAALLACSDELFGHWFRVRDGTLARSTFARVYARAVRARFRTHLGYGGRCGCPKTGAVCRELLAVEPALWTFARVGGVEPTNNAAERALRHAVCWRKTSYGTDSERGSRFVERILTVLASCRRQGRNVLAFLTDAVTAHRTGAKPPTLIPVPAQQPPMMNPTFAGC; via the coding sequence ATGACATCTGTTCCTCAACCGCCGGAGCTACCGAGTGACCTGCCGCCAGCGGTGGTGGCGTACATTCGTGCGCTGGAAGCGACGGTTGCGCAGTTGCAGGCCACGGTCGCGGCTCTCCAGGTCACGGTGGCCGACCTTCAGACCCGGCTCAACCAGAATTCCAGCAACTCGTCGAAACCGCCCTCGTCGGATGGTCCGCAGGTGAAGCCGGCCCCGCCCAAGAGTCCCTCGGGGAAGCGGCGCGGCGGTCAATCGGGGCACCCCAAGGCCGAGCGCACCGTGCTGCCGCCCGACACGGTCCACACCCTCAAACCGGACACCTGCCGCGGGTGTGCGTGCCCACTCACCGGGGACGACCCGAACCCGTCGATTCACCAGGTGCATGAGATCCCGGTCGTCCGGCCGCAGGTGACCGAGTATCGGTGCCATCGGCTCCGGTGCCCGCACTGCGGCGCCGTGACGACCGCACCGGTGCCCGCCGACGCGGCTCCCGGGTACGGTCCCCGGGTCCAGGCGGTGGCCGCCATGCTCACCGGTTCGTGCCGCCTGGGCAAGCGGGTGGTGAGCCAACTGTTCGACGACCTGTTCGGGTTGCCCATCCGTCCGGCCACGGTGTGCAAACTCCAGCACACGACCGCGGCGGCTCTGGCCCCGGTGGCCGAAGCGGCTCTCGCGTACACCCGCGGGCACCCGGCGAACGTGGACGAAACGGGCTGGACGCAAGGGCGCCAGCGGGCCTGGTTGTGGGTCGCGGTGAGCACCTCGGTGGTCGCATTCCTGATCCGCGCCACCCGGGGCCGGAGCGCGTTCGACGACCTGCGGGACGGGTCCGCCCAGGTCCACACGACCGATCGGTATCCGGTGTACACGCATCTGCCGGTGCATCGGCGCCAGGTGTGCTGGGCGCACCTGCGGCGGGACTTCCAGGCGATGATCGATCGGGGCAACGACGGATCCCCGATCGGGGCCGCCCTGTTGGCCTGTTCCGACGAACTGTTCGGGCACTGGTTCCGGGTGCGGGACGGGACGTTAGCCCGGTCCACGTTCGCTCGCGTGTACGCCCGCGCCGTGCGGGCCCGGTTCCGCACGCACCTGGGGTACGGGGGCCGGTGCGGGTGCCCCAAGACCGGGGCCGTGTGCCGCGAGCTGTTGGCGGTGGAGCCGGCCCTGTGGACGTTCGCACGCGTGGGCGGGGTGGAACCGACCAACAACGCGGCCGAGCGGGCCCTGCGTCACGCCGTGTGCTGGCGCAAGACCAGCTACGGCACCGACTCCGAACGCGGTAGCCGGTTCGTGGAGCGGATCCTCACGGTCCTGGCCTCGTGTCGCCGGCAGGGCCGCAACGTGCTCGCATTCCTCACCGACGCCGTCACCGCACACCGTACCGGGGCAAAGCCACCAACACTGATCCCGGTCCCGGCTCAACAACCACCGATGATGAACCCAACTTTCGCTGGCTGTTGA
- a CDS encoding (2Fe-2S) ferredoxin domain-containing protein encodes MPESNEKLAKIAENLLIGEFHRHVMLCVGDACCGAIGKDGAQAAWDALKDELKTRNLSLATGPTACYRTKVSCLRVCAGGPLLVVYPEGTWYGNMTADRIPRFVQEHLIDGKPIEEWVFARNPLPNPPTAEPVQG; translated from the coding sequence ATGCCGGAATCGAACGAGAAGCTCGCCAAAATCGCCGAGAACCTGCTGATCGGCGAGTTCCACCGGCACGTGATGTTGTGCGTGGGTGATGCCTGTTGCGGCGCCATCGGCAAGGACGGCGCGCAGGCGGCGTGGGACGCTCTCAAGGACGAACTGAAAACCCGAAACCTGTCGCTGGCAACCGGCCCGACCGCGTGCTACCGCACGAAGGTGAGCTGCCTGCGCGTCTGCGCCGGCGGGCCGCTCCTCGTCGTGTACCCCGAGGGAACGTGGTACGGGAACATGACCGCCGACCGCATCCCGCGGTTCGTTCAGGAGCACCTCATCGACGGCAAGCCGATCGAGGAGTGGGTCTTCGCCCGCAACCCACTACCGAACCCGCCGACGGCCGAACCGGTTCAAGGTTAA